One Cryptomeria japonica chromosome 9, Sugi_1.0, whole genome shotgun sequence genomic window carries:
- the LOC131037826 gene encoding probable LRR receptor-like serine/threonine-protein kinase At2g16250, translated as MEESSYFLAKISSLLMFLFYVSATSGSPEEIEALRSLRGALGIQKSEWPDEIGACKWRGITCWGNRVIGIQLMGLSSSNGNCTVPDPIASLTALQHLDLRNATLQGRIPPWLASLGELRTLRLSRNNLTGPIPPQLSRLSQITYLDLSHNNLVGTFPVSLFNFTGLVTLNLAANNFSGPLPSSVKILRSLQRLFLSFNAFSGSLPPELTELPKLNTLQLAVNQFSGPLPQGMSKMKFLVRLDLRGNFFNGSVPEKLKPISKTSRNCFFNVSNQHRERSCRFFYRNRTARAHSILPRSFNSTNGSVIVVSGEIKKKGDGVTRNLAAIVGGSAAGLVLILIIGMMVMCILRSEARIVNSTVGKGPEGIEEIQGANLGEKFTYAQLVEATNMFHSECLIRVGHSGDFYKGVLEGGAEVVVKRIDLNKVKKGEYIRELEVFGKASHTRLVPLLGHCLDMKEEKFLVYKYMPNGDLESVLRKKTAHNINNFFLHPLDWIARLKIVIGIAEGLAYLHHECSPPIMHREIKASSILLDDKFEVRLGSLSSAGSPDEDHQPGLVARLLAISHSWDQGDSGSSMATIANDVYNFGKLLLEIISGATSTIEYNETHGESSWIDNVLALIDTQDKDTLARIVDPYLILDEDLLEEVWAVAVIAKACLNPRPARRPSMRHVLRALENPHKVLRADSVAERTSSYSSWNEAFGSCRSSYGSQRLNIPGTFREECMSNGNSKGRNRGGHARPGSNDIVSENAQEGSA; from the exons ATGGAAGAATCATCATATTTTCTAGCAAAGATCTCATCTTTGCTCATGTTTCTGTTTTACGTCTCTGCAACTTCAGGGAGTCCAGAGGAAATCGAAGCTCTGAGAAGTTTACGCGGAGCTCTGGGTATACAGAAGTCGGAATGGCCTGATGAGATCGGAGCCTGCAAATGGCGGGGTATAACATGCTGGGGCAACCGCGTTATAGGCATTCAACTCATGGGTCTTAGTAGCAGTAATGGAAACTGCACTGTTCCTGATCCGATTGCAAGTTTAACTGCTCTGCAACACCTCGACCTGCGGAATGCGACGTTACAGGGTCGAATCCCACCATGGCTCGCAAGCCTGGGAGAGCTTCGTACCCTCAGATTGTCTCGCAACAATCTCACAGGGCCCATACCGCCGCAGCTTTCCAGGCTTTCCCAAATCACTTATCTGGATTTGTCACACAACAATTTAGTGGGCACTTTTCCGGTTTCTCTCTTTAATTTCACCGGTTTGGTGACCCTGAATCTGGCGGCCAACAATTTCAGTGGACCTCTTCCTAGTTCAGTGAAAATTTTGAGGAGCTTGCAGAGGCTGTTTTTGTCTTTCAATGCATTTTCCGGCAGTTTGCCACCTGAGTTGACGGAGCTGCCCAAGCTCAATACATTGCAGTTGGCTGTCAATCAGTTTTCCGGGCCTTTGCCCCAAGGTATGTCAAAGATGAAGTTTTTGGTGCGGTTGGACTTGAGAGGAAATTTTTTCAATGGGTCTGTGCCGGAGAAGTTGAAACCcatttcaaaaacttcaagaaatTGCTTCTTCAATGTTTCCAATCAGCACAGGGAGAGATCTTGTAGATTTTTTTATAGAAATAGAACTGCACGCGCCCATTCAATCTTGCCCAGGAGCTTCAACAGTACAAATGGTAGTGTAATAGTTGTGTCAGGGGAAATCAAGAAGAAAGGAGATGGAGTCACAAGAAATCTTGCAGCCATTGTTGGAGGCAGTGCTGCAGGGCTTGTTCTGATACTCATAATTGGTATGATGGTTATGTGCATTCTGAGAAGTGAAGCAAGAATTGTGAACTCAACTGTGGGTAAGGGTCCGGAAGGaatagaagaaatacaaggagCCAATTTGGGAGAGAAGTTTACATATGCCCAGCTTGTAGAAGCCACCAATATGTTTCATTCTGAGTGTTTGATCAGAGTGGGTCATTCTGGAGATTTTTACAAAGGGGTATTAGAGGGCGGTGCTGAGGTGGTTGTGAAGAGGATAGATTTGAATAAGGTGAAGAAGGGTGAGTATATTAGGGAGCTTGAGGTTTTTGGCAAGGCTTCTCATACTAGACTTGTTCCTCTGCTAGGTCactgcttggatatgaaggaggagAAGTTTCTTGTGTATAAATATATGCCTAATGGAGATCTTGAATCTGTTTTGAGAAAGAAGACAGCTCATAATATCAATAATTTctttcttcatcctttggattggATTGCCAGGTTAAAGATTGTCATAGGGATTGCTGAGGGGTTGGCTTATTTGCATCATGAGTGCTCTCCTCCAATTATGCACAG ggAGATCAAGGCAAGCAGCATTTTACTGGATGACAAGTTTGAAGTAAGGCTTGGAAGCTTAAGCTCTGCAGGCAGTCCAGATGAGGATCATCAGCCTGGCTTGGTTGCAAGGCTCTTAGCTATTTCCCA TTCATGGGACCAAGGAGATTCCGGTTCATCAATGGCTACCATTGCAAATGACGTTTACAATTTTGGCAAACTGCTACTAGAGATAATTTCTGGGGCAACTTCCACCATTGAATACAATGAAACTCATGGGGAATCTTCATGGATAGATAATGTCTTGGCCCTGATTGACACTCAAGATAAGGATACTCTGGCTCGGATTGTTGACCCATATCTCATTCTAGACGAGGATTTACTGGAGGAAGTGTGGGCTGTAGCTGTAATAGCAAAGGCTTGCCTCAACCCCCGCCCTGCCAGGAGGCCAAGCATGCGCCATGTCCTCAGAGCTCTAGAAAACCCACACAAGGTTCTTCGAGCTGACAGTGTTGCAGAAAGGACATCATCCTATAGCTCATGGAATGAGGCCTTTGGTAGTTGTAGGAGCTCCTATGGCTCCCAGCGATTGAACATCCCAGGAACATTTAGAGAAGAGTGCATGTCCAATGGCAATTCAAAAGGCAGAAACCGAGGAGGCCATGCCAGACCTGGTTCTAATGACATTGTTTCTGAGAATGCACAAGAAGGGAGCGCCTGA